One stretch of Halobaculum marinum DNA includes these proteins:
- a CDS encoding acyl-CoA thioesterase produces MTELILPNDTNNLGRALGGAVLHWMDICGAIAAMRFSRRQCVTASMDHVDFIAPIDLAEVAVLEAYVFNTGRTSVDVKVDVRAENPKTGEQHQTTTSFLTFVALDDDGTPTPVPSLDCPTPEEEALRQEATEERRTQLEDVATRLE; encoded by the coding sequence ATGACCGAACTGATCCTCCCGAACGACACGAACAACCTCGGACGCGCGCTCGGGGGCGCGGTGCTCCACTGGATGGACATCTGCGGCGCCATCGCGGCGATGCGCTTCTCCCGCCGCCAGTGCGTCACGGCGTCGATGGACCACGTCGACTTCATCGCCCCCATCGACCTCGCAGAGGTCGCCGTGCTCGAAGCGTACGTGTTCAACACCGGCCGCACCAGCGTCGACGTGAAGGTCGACGTGCGCGCCGAGAACCCCAAGACCGGCGAACAGCACCAGACGACCACCTCGTTCCTCACGTTCGTCGCGCTCGACGACGACGGCACGCCCACCCCCGTCCCCTCGCTCGACTGCCCCACGCCCGAGGAGGAGGCGCTCCGCCAGGAGGCGACCGAGGAGCGTCGGACGCAGTTGGAGGACGTGGCGACGCGACTCGAGTGA
- a CDS encoding DUF7508 domain-containing protein produces the protein MSLRKAWRDLDRATVGAAPDRYGVYELGDADGESIGYAVGVLRDELKEELAYGDAVKVRWTVAESREHAERLVDDYF, from the coding sequence ATGAGCCTCCGCAAAGCGTGGCGCGACCTCGACCGCGCGACCGTGGGCGCCGCGCCGGACCGCTACGGCGTGTACGAGTTGGGTGACGCCGACGGCGAGTCCATCGGCTACGCGGTCGGTGTCCTCCGAGACGAACTGAAAGAGGAGTTGGCGTACGGCGACGCGGTCAAGGTCCGGTGGACGGTCGCCGAGTCGCGCGAGCACGCAGAGCGACTCGTCGACGACTACTTCTGA
- a CDS encoding bifunctional nuclease family protein produces the protein MDHEAEVAGIGVGAGPNGEEVPAVVLRARGEYLPIFVTADQARSIRGGLAGEQFDRPLTHDLLVDMVTEFGGALDSVRIDDLADGTFYGKLTAERYENGEPEQFVFDARPSDAIALAVRVECPIRVSDEVIDTAGQPPETVELDDDSERSPPDTGPRDTGRSESSDTDDEYRYR, from the coding sequence ATGGACCACGAGGCCGAAGTCGCCGGCATCGGGGTGGGAGCGGGGCCCAACGGTGAGGAGGTGCCCGCGGTCGTCCTCCGCGCGCGCGGTGAGTACCTCCCGATCTTCGTGACCGCCGACCAGGCGCGCTCGATCCGGGGGGGACTGGCGGGCGAGCAGTTCGACCGGCCGCTGACGCACGACCTGCTCGTCGACATGGTGACCGAGTTCGGCGGCGCACTCGACTCCGTGCGCATCGACGACCTCGCCGACGGCACCTTCTACGGGAAGCTCACCGCCGAGCGCTACGAGAACGGCGAGCCGGAGCAGTTCGTCTTCGACGCGCGCCCGAGCGACGCCATCGCGCTCGCGGTCAGGGTAGAGTGTCCGATCCGCGTCAGCGACGAGGTGATCGACACCGCCGGGCAACCGCCCGAGACGGTGGAACTCGACGACGACTCCGAGCGGTCGCCGCCGGACACGGGCCCTCGTGACACCGGTCGGTCGGAGTCGTCCGACACCGACGACGAGTACCGCTACCGCTGA
- a CDS encoding methyl-accepting chemotaxis protein, with amino-acid sequence MSYVPDPIRRTYLRKFTALTLATLVLVAGAGVVLQGQVAATLSEQTHGDLTTSAETTASEVSIWVEENQRTVRLVSQQLEGETGDGVQTVIEIEHRRLPESVEAFHVVDMDTMTVERSTDDVAVGSTLTHIEWESGASDLSSMPPTGTVVSATYQHTGPNLMAFASWIAGTDTALVMTVETAEVGASATDDRAGTVRVVDTEDAAIHLASETQQLGEQFDGGVDAHALVAGADHAGAHDMDAMDATMAYAPVPGTDWVVIRSVPQSVAYALVTQVRLALGAVIAIAAFGFVVIGATMGRSTSRTLHDLATRAEALAAGNADAAAGDDDDRIDEVGAVQDAFDEVRGYLATAAAQATVIADNEFDAPVLERDVPGDLGESLAAMRSDLESLIVEMEATNEALAATADAYGAEMARAADGDLTVRLDADADDPAMARVAAEFNEMMDELEAAVGRVDRVAGEVAVASDEADAGVSEAERAAGTVADSTDEIAAGAEKQVEHLREVTGEMADLSAAVEEVAATADQVASVSGDAAERGERGAVLADEAVAEMETIEEHTEETADVVRGLESEVAEINDIVELIDDIAEQTNTLALNASIEAARAGAEGEGFAVVAEEVKQLATETREATGRVADRIDAVQSSTEEAVADIEETRERVDEGSETIEAGLGALGDVVEAVEEANDGVQSISTAADDQAATAEEVVTMSEEVASVSEETAAEAESVSAAATEQSASLDQVSGEVERLARRAEDLRDLAGSFETDTAATSDANSGHQHGFEFGDEGATATDGGSDTAAEGDTDGDSR; translated from the coding sequence ATGAGTTACGTTCCGGACCCGATCAGACGAACGTATCTACGCAAGTTTACCGCGTTGACGCTGGCGACGCTGGTCCTCGTCGCGGGCGCAGGGGTGGTGCTACAGGGCCAAGTTGCCGCGACGTTGAGCGAGCAGACCCACGGGGATCTGACGACGAGCGCAGAGACCACCGCCAGCGAGGTGTCGATCTGGGTCGAGGAGAACCAGCGGACGGTCCGACTCGTCTCCCAGCAGTTGGAGGGTGAGACCGGCGACGGCGTCCAGACGGTCATCGAGATCGAACACCGGCGGTTGCCGGAGTCGGTCGAGGCGTTCCACGTCGTCGACATGGACACGATGACCGTCGAGCGCAGCACCGACGACGTGGCTGTCGGAAGCACGCTCACGCACATCGAGTGGGAGTCCGGCGCGTCCGACCTGTCGTCGATGCCGCCGACGGGGACGGTCGTCTCGGCGACGTACCAGCACACCGGGCCGAACCTGATGGCGTTCGCCAGTTGGATCGCCGGCACGGACACGGCGCTCGTGATGACCGTCGAGACGGCGGAGGTGGGTGCGAGCGCGACCGACGACCGGGCGGGGACCGTCCGCGTCGTCGACACCGAGGACGCGGCGATCCACCTCGCGTCCGAGACGCAGCAGTTGGGCGAACAGTTCGACGGCGGCGTCGACGCCCACGCGCTGGTCGCCGGGGCCGACCACGCCGGCGCCCACGACATGGACGCGATGGACGCGACGATGGCGTACGCGCCGGTTCCGGGGACCGACTGGGTGGTCATTCGGTCGGTGCCGCAGTCGGTCGCGTACGCGCTGGTCACGCAGGTCAGACTCGCGCTCGGCGCCGTCATCGCCATCGCCGCGTTCGGCTTCGTCGTCATCGGGGCGACGATGGGCCGGTCCACCTCGCGGACGCTGCACGACCTCGCCACCCGTGCGGAGGCGCTCGCGGCGGGCAACGCCGACGCCGCCGCCGGCGACGACGACGACCGGATCGACGAGGTCGGCGCCGTGCAGGACGCCTTCGACGAAGTGCGCGGCTACCTCGCGACGGCCGCCGCGCAGGCGACGGTGATCGCCGACAACGAGTTCGACGCGCCCGTGCTGGAGCGGGACGTGCCTGGCGACCTGGGCGAGTCGCTGGCGGCGATGCGCTCGGACCTGGAGTCGCTCATCGTCGAGATGGAGGCGACGAACGAGGCGCTGGCGGCGACCGCCGACGCGTACGGCGCCGAGATGGCTCGGGCCGCCGATGGGGACCTCACCGTCCGCCTCGACGCCGACGCGGACGACCCCGCGATGGCGCGCGTCGCCGCGGAGTTCAACGAGATGATGGACGAGTTGGAGGCGGCCGTCGGTCGCGTCGACCGGGTCGCCGGCGAGGTGGCCGTCGCCAGCGATGAGGCGGACGCCGGCGTCAGCGAGGCCGAGCGCGCGGCGGGCACGGTCGCCGATTCGACCGACGAAATCGCCGCCGGCGCGGAGAAACAGGTCGAGCACCTCCGGGAGGTCACCGGGGAAATGGCCGACCTCTCGGCGGCCGTCGAGGAGGTCGCCGCCACCGCCGACCAGGTGGCGTCCGTCTCCGGCGACGCCGCCGAACGGGGCGAGCGCGGCGCCGTCCTCGCCGACGAGGCGGTCGCGGAGATGGAGACCATCGAGGAACACACCGAGGAGACCGCCGACGTGGTGCGCGGCCTGGAGTCGGAAGTCGCCGAGATCAACGACATCGTGGAGCTGATCGACGACATCGCCGAGCAGACGAACACGCTCGCGCTCAACGCCTCCATCGAGGCGGCGCGAGCGGGCGCCGAAGGCGAAGGGTTCGCCGTCGTCGCCGAGGAGGTGAAACAACTGGCGACGGAGACGCGCGAGGCGACCGGTCGCGTCGCCGACCGGATCGACGCCGTCCAGTCGTCGACTGAGGAGGCGGTCGCCGACATCGAGGAGACCCGCGAGCGCGTCGACGAGGGGAGCGAGACCATCGAGGCGGGCCTGGGCGCACTGGGCGACGTCGTCGAGGCCGTCGAGGAGGCCAACGACGGCGTCCAGTCCATCTCGACGGCCGCCGACGACCAGGCGGCCACCGCCGAGGAGGTCGTCACGATGTCCGAGGAGGTCGCCAGCGTCAGCGAGGAGACGGCCGCCGAGGCGGAGTCTGTGTCGGCTGCCGCGACCGAACAGTCGGCGTCGCTGGACCAGGTGAGCGGCGAGGTCGAACGCCTCGCCCGCCGTGCGGAGGACCTCCGCGACCTCGCCGGCAGTTTCGAGACGGACACGGCGGCCACGAGTGACGCGAATAGCGGCCACCAGCACGGGTTCGAGTTCGGCGACGAAGGGGCGACCGCGACCGACGGCGGGAGCGACACCGCCGCCGAGGGTGACACCGACGGCGACAGCCGGTAA
- the purM gene encoding phosphoribosylformylglycinamidine cyclo-ligase translates to MTEEGADETDHDGTDEEEGLTYADAGVDIDASEAATAALVSAVGDVGAEGSDYAGLLDIGDRYLALATDGVGTKLLVAEALGDYSTVGIDCIAMNANDLVAAGVDPVAFVDYLAVDEPDETFSEQVGAGLREGAERAGVALVGGETAVMPEVINGLDLAGTCAGLVAKDAVFDGHAEPGDALVGWESSGIHSNGLTLAREAATRDHDYTDPCPFDGYDTVGAALLEPTRIYADLLDPMREHGVRGAAHVTGGGWTNLERLGDNHYDVTDPWPVQPVFEFVQEQGNVSDEEMHRTFNMGTGFVATVDPDRAESLATETDGKVIGTVAEGDGVAIRGLEL, encoded by the coding sequence ATGACCGAGGAGGGCGCCGACGAGACCGACCACGACGGAACCGACGAGGAAGAGGGACTGACGTACGCCGACGCGGGCGTCGACATCGACGCAAGCGAGGCGGCGACGGCGGCGCTCGTCTCGGCGGTCGGCGACGTCGGCGCCGAGGGGAGCGACTACGCCGGCCTGCTCGACATCGGCGACCGCTACCTCGCGCTCGCCACCGACGGCGTCGGCACCAAACTGCTCGTCGCCGAGGCGCTGGGCGACTACTCGACGGTCGGCATCGACTGCATCGCGATGAACGCCAACGACCTCGTCGCCGCGGGCGTCGACCCGGTCGCGTTCGTCGACTACCTCGCGGTCGACGAACCCGACGAGACGTTCTCCGAGCAGGTCGGCGCCGGACTCCGGGAGGGGGCCGAGCGCGCCGGCGTCGCGCTCGTCGGCGGCGAGACCGCGGTGATGCCCGAAGTGATCAACGGACTCGACCTCGCGGGCACCTGCGCGGGCCTCGTCGCGAAAGACGCCGTGTTCGACGGGCACGCCGAACCGGGCGACGCGCTCGTCGGGTGGGAGTCGTCGGGTATCCACTCGAACGGGCTGACGCTCGCTCGCGAGGCCGCGACGCGCGACCACGACTACACCGACCCGTGCCCGTTCGACGGCTACGACACCGTCGGCGCGGCGCTGCTGGAGCCGACGCGTATCTACGCGGACCTGCTCGACCCGATGCGCGAGCACGGCGTGCGCGGCGCCGCGCACGTCACCGGCGGCGGCTGGACGAACCTCGAACGCCTCGGCGACAACCACTACGACGTGACCGACCCGTGGCCGGTCCAGCCCGTGTTCGAGTTCGTGCAGGAGCAGGGGAACGTCAGCGACGAGGAGATGCACCGGACGTTCAACATGGGGACGGGCTTCGTGGCCACCGTCGACCCCGACCGTGCGGAGTCGCTGGCAACGGAGACGGACGGCAAGGTGATCGGTACCGTCGCCGAGGGTGACGGCGTCGCGATCCGCGGTCTGGAGCTGTAA
- a CDS encoding TraB/GumN family protein has product MSRDPDAVDRAAAEATDAADAPAPGGGPRPSNERGEGSVRVVGTAHVSEASVREVEETVAEERPDIVAVELDEGRYRQMKGETPDDLDPGDLLRGNTVFQFLAYWMLSYVQTRMGDRFDIDPGAELLAAVDTAEDLGISVALVDRDIQTTIQRFWARLSVMEKLRMVGALAFGVTDPRVAGITFGLVVGILLGPAIGLFGGSVGITGAVLTRVAVGALAGAVAGYLAFRAAAASLGGDAGADAPSEVTTLGVGAVVAVVVGAAVAVTGVGVSPVAGLLSDTVLRAVGSLALGLLAGLAVGAVAALAIDALGIEAATDADDLEGFDPDELTDADVVTAMMEEFRQFSPGGAEALIDERDAYIAHQLVGLRNEGYDVVAIVGAGHRAGIEGYLEAPETLPPMDSLVGTAKSGGIPWGKLAAFGISAAFIAFFVLLAMAGVRNEQLLTLFAAWFLINGVFAAGLAKLAGARWRSAGVGGAVAWMTSVNPLLAPGWFTGYMELRHLTVNVSDIGTLNELLSDESRPIRAIVSDMLDVPLFRLIVVVAATNVGSLIASVLFAAYVVPAFAGSIDASITDLMIQGARESARIIWGAVA; this is encoded by the coding sequence GTGAGCCGCGATCCGGACGCGGTGGACCGCGCCGCCGCGGAGGCAACCGACGCCGCCGACGCTCCCGCGCCGGGCGGAGGGCCGCGTCCGTCCAACGAACGCGGTGAGGGGAGCGTCCGCGTCGTCGGGACCGCCCACGTCTCGGAGGCGTCCGTCCGCGAAGTCGAGGAGACCGTCGCCGAGGAGCGCCCCGACATCGTCGCCGTCGAACTCGACGAGGGGCGCTACCGGCAGATGAAGGGGGAGACGCCGGACGACCTCGATCCCGGCGACCTGCTGAGGGGGAACACCGTCTTCCAGTTCCTCGCGTACTGGATGCTGTCGTACGTCCAGACGCGGATGGGCGACCGCTTCGACATCGACCCCGGCGCAGAGTTGCTCGCGGCTGTCGACACCGCCGAAGACCTCGGCATCTCCGTCGCCTTGGTCGACCGCGACATCCAGACGACGATCCAGCGCTTCTGGGCGCGCCTCTCCGTGATGGAGAAGCTCCGGATGGTCGGAGCGCTCGCGTTCGGCGTCACCGACCCGCGCGTCGCCGGCATCACGTTCGGACTCGTCGTCGGCATCCTGCTGGGCCCCGCCATCGGCCTGTTCGGCGGGAGCGTCGGCATCACCGGCGCCGTCCTCACGCGCGTCGCGGTCGGCGCCCTCGCCGGCGCCGTCGCGGGCTACCTCGCGTTCCGGGCCGCCGCCGCCTCGCTCGGCGGTGACGCCGGCGCAGACGCACCGAGCGAGGTGACCACCCTCGGCGTCGGCGCGGTCGTCGCCGTCGTCGTCGGCGCCGCCGTCGCCGTGACCGGTGTCGGCGTCTCCCCGGTCGCGGGCCTGCTCTCGGACACCGTCCTCCGGGCGGTGGGGAGCCTCGCGCTCGGCCTCCTGGCTGGACTGGCCGTCGGTGCGGTTGCCGCGCTCGCCATCGACGCGCTGGGCATCGAGGCCGCGACGGACGCCGACGACCTGGAGGGGTTCGACCCGGACGAACTCACCGACGCCGACGTGGTGACGGCGATGATGGAGGAGTTCCGGCAGTTCTCCCCGGGCGGCGCCGAGGCGCTCATCGACGAGCGCGACGCGTACATCGCCCACCAGTTGGTCGGCCTCCGCAACGAGGGGTACGACGTGGTGGCAATCGTCGGCGCGGGCCACCGCGCGGGCATCGAGGGGTACTTGGAGGCGCCTGAGACGCTGCCGCCGATGGACTCGCTGGTCGGCACGGCCAAGTCGGGGGGAATCCCGTGGGGGAAACTCGCCGCCTTCGGCATCTCCGCCGCGTTCATCGCCTTCTTCGTGCTGCTGGCGATGGCGGGTGTCCGCAACGAGCAACTGCTCACGCTGTTCGCGGCGTGGTTCCTGATCAACGGCGTGTTCGCCGCGGGGCTCGCCAAACTGGCGGGTGCGCGCTGGCGGTCGGCGGGCGTCGGCGGCGCCGTCGCGTGGATGACCTCGGTGAATCCCCTGCTCGCGCCGGGGTGGTTCACGGGCTACATGGAACTCCGGCACCTCACGGTGAACGTCTCCGACATCGGCACGCTGAACGAACTGCTGTCGGACGAGTCGCGACCGATCCGGGCAATCGTCTCCGACATGCTCGACGTGCCGCTGTTTCGCCTCATCGTCGTCGTCGCGGCGACGAACGTCGGGAGTCTGATCGCGTCGGTGCTGTTCGCCGCGTACGTCGTCCCCGCGTTCGCGGGGAGCATCGACGCCAGCATCACCGACTTGATGATCCAGGGTGCGCGCGAGTCCGCTCGGATCATCTGGGGGGCCGTCGCGTGA
- a CDS encoding DUF5796 family protein, whose product MSAPHRNDIAPASVSVALREEGVEVEYLDGRVTFYHGVPQVVKDTLTTPPGKETHVLVTDPTETEGVLLYVNDLKTHDDILEQTGVGRVILGENEEEELFPGVVARRPGGQRTEIEADPEVAGGRVFAFVEDDWGEDSYEFVAAEE is encoded by the coding sequence ATGAGCGCCCCCCACCGCAACGACATCGCCCCCGCGAGCGTCTCGGTCGCCCTCCGCGAGGAGGGCGTCGAGGTCGAGTACCTCGACGGACGGGTGACCTTCTACCACGGCGTCCCGCAGGTCGTCAAGGACACCCTCACGACGCCGCCGGGCAAGGAGACGCACGTCCTCGTCACCGACCCCACCGAGACGGAGGGCGTCCTCCTGTACGTGAACGACCTGAAGACCCACGACGACATCCTCGAACAGACCGGTGTCGGGCGCGTCATCCTCGGCGAGAACGAGGAGGAGGAACTGTTCCCCGGCGTCGTCGCCCGCCGGCCGGGCGGCCAGCGCACCGAGATCGAGGCCGACCCCGAGGTCGCCGGCGGGCGCGTGTTCGCGTTCGTCGAGGACGACTGGGGCGAGGACAGTTACGAGTTCGTCGCCGCGGAGGAGTGA
- a CDS encoding DUF7128 family protein: MVTATERDDMTWYQCDACGLLFDDPDDAEQHEEHCDAEDPSYLQ; the protein is encoded by the coding sequence ATGGTCACGGCAACGGAGCGTGACGACATGACGTGGTACCAGTGCGACGCGTGCGGCCTGCTGTTCGACGACCCGGACGACGCCGAACAGCACGAGGAACACTGCGACGCCGAGGACCCGTCGTACCTGCAGTAG
- a CDS encoding metalloprotease, with translation MGGRRVRRGDAATDGGTAAGYAVAARRLTFSSRELRDFALAWVALSVAFTVFFAGGGTVVINNLRLGAYGTLGGLFFVSLATAGVAFLLHELAHKVVAVRYGQRAAFRADYGMLFLAVVAATAGFLFAAPGAVHHAGRITKRENGLIALAGPVVNLVLAVVFAPLLVVGLAGFSSLALTVGTYGVAVNLLLAAFNLIPFGPLDGATVREWSTAVWLAAFVPSAVLAAGFALVLLF, from the coding sequence CTGGGGGGCCGTCGCGTGAGGCGCGGCGACGCGGCGACGGACGGCGGCACCGCCGCCGGCTACGCGGTCGCCGCTCGCCGACTCACGTTCTCCTCGCGCGAACTCCGCGACTTCGCACTCGCGTGGGTGGCGCTGTCGGTCGCGTTCACCGTCTTCTTCGCGGGCGGTGGCACCGTCGTGATCAACAACCTCCGACTGGGCGCCTACGGCACCCTCGGTGGCCTGTTCTTCGTGAGTCTCGCCACCGCAGGCGTCGCGTTTCTCCTCCACGAACTCGCACACAAGGTGGTGGCCGTCCGCTACGGCCAGCGCGCCGCGTTCCGCGCCGACTACGGAATGCTGTTCCTGGCCGTCGTCGCCGCCACCGCGGGCTTCCTGTTCGCCGCTCCCGGCGCCGTCCACCACGCTGGGCGGATCACGAAGCGCGAGAACGGGCTCATCGCGCTGGCTGGACCAGTCGTGAACCTGGTACTGGCAGTCGTGTTCGCCCCGCTGCTCGTCGTCGGACTCGCGGGGTTCTCGTCGCTGGCGCTCACCGTCGGCACGTACGGCGTCGCGGTGAACCTGCTGTTGGCGGCGTTCAACCTCATCCCGTTCGGCCCGCTCGACGGTGCGACCGTCCGGGAGTGGTCGACCGCGGTGTGGCTCGCGGCGTTCGTTCCGAGTGCGGTGCTGGCGGCCGGGTTCGCGCTGGTGTTGTTGTTCTGA
- a CDS encoding acetyl-CoA synthetase — protein MTEDIALVGDLVARERRSERLALHAAELDRTYSYFDLCNTACKVGNVLSHRGVREGDRLVVDPVPLPESVLTFLGAGLLGAVTEFDADPGRECDARAVVVPADREAEFDLPGGSKLICFGGDPERPDTTHWEQEVWSENPAFPPTFHDSGDPVLRDPDADRTYSHAELLDGAGEAVDALAIDADSRVAVRAPLSDPRTVAAGVLAPLLAGGAVALPNGDDPIDATAAVVAENGDAAEERVLAVDAVSL, from the coding sequence ATGACCGAGGACATCGCGCTCGTCGGCGACCTCGTCGCCCGCGAGCGGCGGAGCGAGCGCCTTGCGCTCCACGCCGCCGAACTCGACCGCACGTACAGCTACTTCGACCTCTGTAACACCGCGTGCAAGGTCGGCAACGTCCTCAGCCACCGCGGCGTCCGCGAGGGCGACCGCCTCGTCGTCGACCCGGTCCCTCTACCGGAGTCGGTGCTCACGTTCCTCGGTGCCGGTCTGCTCGGGGCCGTCACGGAGTTCGACGCCGACCCCGGCCGCGAGTGCGACGCCCGTGCGGTCGTCGTCCCGGCGGACCGCGAGGCCGAGTTCGACCTCCCCGGCGGGTCGAAGCTGATCTGCTTCGGCGGCGACCCCGAGCGCCCGGACACGACCCACTGGGAGCAGGAGGTGTGGAGCGAGAACCCCGCGTTCCCACCGACGTTCCACGACTCCGGGGACCCGGTGTTGCGCGACCCGGACGCCGACCGAACGTACTCGCACGCCGAGTTGCTCGACGGTGCTGGCGAGGCGGTCGACGCGCTCGCGATCGACGCGGACTCGCGGGTGGCGGTTCGTGCACCGCTGTCTGACCCGCGAACGGTCGCGGCGGGCGTGCTCGCGCCGCTGCTCGCGGGCGGCGCGGTGGCGTTGCCGAACGGCGACGACCCCATCGACGCGACGGCGGCGGTCGTAGCTGAGAACGGCGACGCGGCGGAAGAACGGGTGCTCGCGGTCGACGCGGTGTCGCTCTAA
- a CDS encoding S1C family serine protease, which translates to MPTRRDLLAGLASAGAVGAAGCVQVGSTDRAPAAAGSDAADTGGTNDASAEAAQLSGSATETEVYRSTIESVVGVLNYGRNGPQGSGSGFVAGDGYVVTNQHVVAGATETKLRFQGNVWRDAEVVGTDAYSDLAVLRAENTPESATPLSWVDTDPEPPVGTPVMAIGSPYGFSGSASTGIISGVDRVLSAPNNFTVADSVQTDAALNPGNSGGPLVTFDGDVAAVAARGGGDNLGFGVSAALSKRVVPALASDGEYDHSFMGVRLVEVSPAIAEAYDLDDVGGVLIVQVMDGGPADGTLLGTDGSTTVDGVSVPTGGDIVVGIGGTDVDVQADLSNYLALETAPGDAVQFTMLRDGTETTVEFELGERPDPTR; encoded by the coding sequence ATGCCAACACGACGAGACCTCCTCGCGGGCCTCGCGAGCGCCGGCGCCGTCGGCGCCGCGGGGTGTGTGCAGGTGGGGTCGACCGACCGGGCTCCCGCCGCGGCTGGGAGCGACGCGGCGGATACGGGGGGCACGAACGACGCGAGTGCCGAGGCTGCACAGCTGTCCGGGTCGGCGACCGAGACTGAGGTGTACCGCTCGACGATCGAATCGGTCGTCGGCGTCCTCAACTACGGGCGCAACGGGCCACAGGGGAGCGGGTCCGGGTTCGTCGCGGGCGACGGCTACGTCGTGACGAACCAGCACGTCGTCGCGGGGGCGACCGAGACGAAACTCCGGTTCCAGGGGAACGTCTGGCGCGACGCCGAGGTCGTCGGCACCGACGCCTACTCCGATCTGGCGGTCCTGCGCGCGGAGAACACCCCCGAGTCGGCCACCCCGCTATCGTGGGTCGACACCGATCCCGAACCGCCGGTCGGCACGCCGGTCATGGCGATCGGCTCGCCGTACGGCTTCAGCGGCTCCGCCTCGACTGGGATCATCTCCGGCGTCGACCGGGTGCTCTCGGCGCCGAACAACTTCACCGTCGCCGACTCCGTCCAGACGGACGCCGCACTCAACCCGGGCAACTCGGGCGGCCCGCTCGTCACCTTCGACGGGGACGTGGCGGCGGTGGCCGCCCGCGGCGGCGGCGACAACCTCGGCTTCGGCGTCTCCGCGGCGCTCTCGAAGCGCGTCGTCCCCGCGCTCGCGAGCGACGGGGAGTACGACCACTCGTTCATGGGCGTCCGACTGGTCGAGGTGTCGCCCGCCATCGCCGAGGCGTACGACCTCGACGACGTGGGCGGCGTGCTCATCGTGCAGGTGATGGACGGCGGTCCCGCCGACGGCACACTGCTGGGTACCGACGGGAGCACCACCGTCGACGGCGTCTCGGTCCCCACCGGCGGCGACATCGTGGTCGGAATCGGCGGCACCGACGTCGACGTGCAGGCGGACCTCTCGAACTACCTCGCGCTAGAGACCGCTCCCGGCGACGCCGTCCAGTTCACCATGCTCCGCGACGGGACGGAGACGACCGTCGAGTTCGAACTCGGCGAGCGCCCCGACCCGACACGCTGA